One genomic region from Prunus persica cultivar Lovell chromosome G3, Prunus_persica_NCBIv2, whole genome shotgun sequence encodes:
- the LOC18783179 gene encoding thaumatin-like protein 1, translating into MTMMKSQAALLGLTTLAILFFSGAHAAKITFTNKCSYTVWPGTLTGDQKPQLSLTGFKLATGISRSVDAPSPWSGRFFGRTRCSTDASGKFTCATADCGSGQVSCNGNGAAPPATLVEITIASNGGQDFYDVSLVDGFNLPMSVAPQGGTGKCKASTCPADINKVCPAPLQVKGSDGSVIACKSACLAFNQPKYCCTPPNDKPETCPPTDYSKLFKTQCPQAYSYAYDDKSSTFTCSGRPDYLITFCP; encoded by the exons ATGACGATGATGAAGAGCCAAGCAGCTCTCCTCGGCCTCACCACCTTGGCCATCCTCTTCTTCTCAG GTGCACATGCAGCTAAAATCACTTTCACAAACAAATGTTCCTACACTGTCTGGCCAGGAACCCTAACCGGTGACCAAAAACCTCAATTATCACTCACCGGGTTCAAGTTAGCAACCGGAATTAGCCGCTCTGTGGACGCACCGTCCCCATGGTCCGGTCGCTTCTTTGGCCGAACCAGGTGCTCCACGGACGCGTCAGGAAAGTTCACTTGTGCCACAGCAGATTGTGGTTCTGGCCAAGTCTCATGCAACGGTAACGGCGCAGCTCCGCCCGCTACATTAGTAGAAATCACTATTGCTTCGAACGGGGGTCAAGACTTCTACGACGTTAGTCTTGTTGACGGCTTCAACTTGCCCATGTCCGTGGCTCCACAAGGCGGCACCGGCAAGTGTAAGGCCTCAACTTGCCCTGCCGATATTAACAAAGTGTGCCCGGCTCCGTTACAAGTGAAGGGATCTGATGGAAGCGTAATTGCGTGCAAGAGCGCTTGCTTAGCATTCAACCAGCCAAAATACTGTTGCACTCCACCTAACGACAAGCCGGAGACATGCCCTCCCACTGATTACTCTAAGCTCTTCAAGACCCAGTGCCCTCAAGCTTATAGCTATGCTTATGATGACAAGAGCAGCACCTTCACATGCAGTGGTAGACCTGACTACCTCATCACATTCTGCCcataa
- the LOC18782522 gene encoding thaumatin-like protein 1: MMKSQAALLGLTTLAILFFSGAHAAKITFTNKCSYTVWPGTLTGDQKPQLSLTGFELATGISNSVDAPSPWSGRFFGRTRCSTDASGKFTCATADCGSGQVSCNGNGAVPPATLVEITIAENGGQDFYDVSLVDGFNLPMSVAPQGGTGECKASTCPADINKVCPAELQVKGSDGSVIACKSACLALNQPQYCCTPPNDKPETCPPTDYSKLFKTQCPQAYSYAYDDKSSTFTCSGRPDYLITFCP, from the exons ATGATGAAGAGCCAAGCAGCTCTCCTCGGCCTCACCACCTTGGCCATCCTCTTCTTCTCAG GTGCACATGCAGCTAAAATCACTTTCACAAACAAATGTTCCTACACTGTCTGGCCAGGAACCCTAACCGGTGACCAAAAACCTCAATTATCACTCACCGGGTTCGAGTTAGCAACCGGAATTAGCAACTCTGTGGACGCTCCGTCCCCGTGGTCCGGTCGCTTCTTTGGCCGAACCAGGTGCTCCACGGACGCGTCAGGAAAGTTCACTTGTGCCACAGCAGATTGTGGCTCTGGCCAAGTCTCATGCAACGGTAACGGCGCAGTTCCGCCAGCTACATTAGTAGAAATCACTATTGCTGAGAACGGGGGTCAAGATTTCTACGATGTTAGTCTTGTTGACGGCTTCAACTTGCCCATGTCCGTGGCTCCACAAGGCGGCACCGGAGAGTGTAAGGCCTCAACTTGCCCTGCCGATATTAACAAAGTGTGCCCGGCTGAGTTACAAGTGAAGGGATCTGATGGAAGCGTAATTGCGTGCAAGAGCGCTTGCTTAGCATTAAACCAGCCACAATACTGTTGCACTCCCCCTAACGACAAGCCGGAGACATGCCCTCCCACTGACTACTCTAAGCTCTTCAAGACCCAGTGCCCTCAAGCTTATAGCTATGCTTATGATGACAAGAGCAGCACCTTCACATGCAGTGGTAGACCTGACTACCTCATCACATTCTGCCCAtaa